The Urbifossiella limnaea genome has a window encoding:
- a CDS encoding DUF3754 domain-containing protein — protein sequence MAEYADREHYIPVRVTDLIDYLASDAGPAGGQPLTPDDQTRFRRFARAVTLHIHALYHAELRQLEDSYASFDPDGDPKPLKKLDPGASAAAQKELFGTFTHLMGRANYTHLSRPELEVVMAGASDWGIDMDIPWGAFDQVEVFVRGKGMSKRFKRNWRNRFRLEEVRVPTFNRVAVIFKQRPHKRLGKEADTDSVFLKLFKDIPQMDIEMLLPGGRVKMPWFERVKLGGSLSSTVGYVGWKLSAANLGGLAAALFAGSTAALLALYAPVALVLGYGYKTWYSFQVSKQTYSLQLTQSLYYQNLDNNAGVMYRLLDEAEEQECRETLLSYFYLWRYAADRGWTAAELDDYVELDLERRLNMEVDFEIADALAKLERAGIVSKTGDRYRAVPLEAAQATLDQMWQQYPSRGIPASGGA from the coding sequence GTGGCCGAGTACGCCGACCGCGAGCACTACATCCCCGTCCGCGTTACGGACCTGATCGACTACCTCGCCTCCGACGCCGGCCCGGCCGGCGGGCAGCCGCTGACCCCCGACGACCAGACCCGCTTCCGCCGCTTCGCCCGCGCCGTCACCCTCCACATCCACGCCCTGTACCACGCCGAGCTGCGGCAGCTCGAAGACAGCTACGCCTCGTTCGACCCGGACGGCGACCCGAAGCCGCTGAAGAAGCTCGACCCCGGGGCGTCGGCCGCGGCCCAGAAGGAGCTGTTCGGCACGTTCACGCACCTGATGGGCCGGGCCAACTACACGCACCTGTCGCGGCCGGAACTCGAAGTCGTGATGGCCGGGGCCAGCGACTGGGGCATCGACATGGACATCCCGTGGGGCGCCTTCGACCAGGTCGAGGTGTTCGTCCGCGGGAAGGGCATGAGCAAGCGGTTCAAGCGGAACTGGCGGAACCGGTTCCGGCTCGAGGAGGTCCGCGTCCCGACGTTCAACCGCGTCGCGGTCATCTTCAAGCAGCGGCCGCACAAGCGGCTCGGGAAGGAGGCCGACACCGACAGCGTGTTCCTGAAGCTGTTCAAGGACATCCCGCAGATGGACATCGAGATGCTCCTGCCGGGGGGGCGGGTCAAGATGCCCTGGTTCGAGCGGGTGAAGCTCGGCGGGTCGCTGTCCAGCACCGTCGGGTACGTCGGGTGGAAGCTGAGTGCGGCCAACCTCGGCGGCCTGGCCGCGGCGCTGTTCGCCGGCTCGACAGCCGCCCTGCTGGCGCTGTACGCCCCCGTCGCGCTCGTGCTCGGGTACGGGTACAAGACGTGGTACAGCTTCCAGGTGTCGAAGCAGACGTACTCGCTGCAACTGACGCAGAGCCTCTACTACCAGAACCTCGACAACAACGCCGGCGTGATGTATCGGCTGCTGGACGAGGCCGAGGAGCAGGAGTGCCGGGAGACGCTTTTGAGCTACTTCTACCTGTGGCGGTACGCCGCCGACCGGGGGTGGACGGCCGCCGAGCTGGACGACTACGTCGAACTCGACCTGGAGCGGCGGCTGAACATGGAAGTGGACTTCGAGATCGCGGACGCGCTGGCCAAGCTGGAGCGTGCAGGGATCGTGTCGAAGACCGGCGACCGCTACCGGGCGGTGCCGCTGGAGGCCGCGCAGGCGACGCTCGACCAAATGTGGCAACAATACCCGTCTCGGGGCATCCCCGCCTCCGGGGGCGCGTAA
- a CDS encoding Uma2 family endonuclease, which translates to MTTAAAPRPAPAPPLTSDDLLRMGDAGKGYELVRGRLQELNMSTESSRVGGEVHFHIRTFLARNPLGTVFPQETGFRCFAADPTDPGRVRKPDAAYVSYATLPPSRYKRDGFCEVVPDIVVEVISPKDLAREVDLKRDEWLRTGVKDVWVLNPDTETVLVCHGGGASELLRPGDTITSPVLLPGFAVAVADLFRFPPIPLQAPAAGGE; encoded by the coding sequence ATGACGACCGCCGCCGCCCCCCGCCCAGCCCCCGCGCCGCCGCTGACGTCCGACGACCTGTTGCGCATGGGAGACGCCGGGAAGGGGTACGAATTGGTCCGCGGCCGACTTCAGGAGTTGAACATGAGCACCGAGTCGTCGCGGGTCGGCGGCGAGGTCCACTTCCACATCCGGACGTTCCTCGCACGGAACCCGCTCGGAACGGTGTTCCCGCAAGAGACGGGTTTTCGATGCTTCGCCGCCGACCCCACGGACCCCGGTCGCGTGCGGAAGCCGGACGCAGCATACGTGTCCTACGCAACCCTTCCGCCTAGCCGGTACAAGCGCGACGGGTTCTGCGAGGTGGTGCCCGACATCGTGGTGGAGGTGATTTCGCCGAAGGATTTGGCCCGCGAGGTGGACCTCAAGCGAGACGAGTGGCTCCGCACCGGGGTGAAAGATGTGTGGGTGTTGAACCCCGACACCGAAACCGTCCTGGTCTGCCATGGCGGAGGGGCATCGGAACTGCTGCGCCCCGGCGACACGATCACCTCGCCCGTCCTGCTTCCCGGCTTCGCCGTCGCGGTCGCCGACCTGTTCCGCTTCCCGCCGATCCCGCTGCAAGCTCCGGCCGCGGGTGGCGAATAG